In the Lagenorhynchus albirostris chromosome 16, mLagAlb1.1, whole genome shotgun sequence genome, atgtgggaaagcttttTGGGAGAAGTCACACCTCACTCGACATCAGAGGATACACACGGGAGAGAAACGCTTtcaatgtaatgaatgtggaaaaaCTTTCTGGGAGAAGTCAAACCTCACTAAACATCAGAGATCACACacaggggagaaaccctatgaatgcagtgaatgtgggaaagccttcagccACAAGTCAGCCCTCACATTACACCAGAGAACACATACGGGGGAAAAACCCTATCAGTGTAATGCATGTGGGAAAACTTTTTACCAGAAGTCAGACCTCACTAAACATCAGAGAACACACACAGGACTGAAACCCTATGAATGTTatgaatgtgggaaatccttcTGTATGAATTCACACCTTACAGTACATCAGAGAACTCATACAGGTGAGAAACCCTTTGAGTGTCCTGAGTGTGGGAAATCTTTCTGTCAGAAGTCACATCTTACACAACATCAGAGAACACACTTAGGAGATAAACCCTATGAATGCAGTGCATGTGGGAAAACTTTCTACCACAAGTCAGTACTCACCAGGCATCAGATAATTCATACAGGGTTGAAACCTTATGAATGTTATGAATGCGGGAAAACCTTCTGCTTGAAGTCTGACCTTACGGTACATCAGAGAACTCACACAGGGGAGAAACCCTTTGCGTGCCCTGAATGTGGGAAATTTTTCAGCCATAAGTCAACTCTCTCTCAACACTATAGAACCCATacaggggagaaaccctatgaatgtcaTGAATGTGGAAAAATCTTCTATAATAAATCATACCTAACTAAACATAACAGAACACATacaggggagaaaccctatgagtgcggtgaatgtgggaaaaccttcTGCCAGAAATCACAGCTCACTCAGCACCAGAGAATTCACGTaggggagaaaccctatgaatgtagtGAATGTGGAAAGGCTTTCTGCCATAAGTCAGCTCTAATTGTACATCAGAGAACGCATACAGAAGAAAAACCCtataaatgtaatgaatgtggaaaatCTTTTTGTGTGAAATCAGGACTTACTTTGCATCAGAGAAAACACACAGGGGAAAAGCcttatgaatgtaatgaatgtgggaaatccttcAGTCACAAATCATCCCTCACGGTGCATAACAGGGCTCACACAGGGGAGAAATCTTGtcaatgtaatgaatgtgggaaagttTTTTACCGTAAATCGGACCTTGCTAAACATCAGAGATCACACACAGGGGAGAAGCCCTATGAATGTAACACATGTGGGAAAACGTTCTCTCAGAAGTCAAACCTCATTGTACATCAGAGAACACACACAGGAGAAAAATCTCATGATTGAAGCGAATATTAGAAATGTTGAGCATTTCAGACAATTCACACCGTGGAGAAAGCTCTGTTGACATCCTGAATGTTCCGTAACCTTCATCCACAAACCAGCCTTATTTTACTCTAAAGTAATGACATGGGACATATCTCTAGACTGCAACAAGTATAGGACAGTCTTGTTAAGAGGTAACATTCCATTGAACGTCACATAACTAATACTattaatactaatactaatacctcacagatattttgattttgtaaaaaTTGTAGCAAAAATACAAACTAGATTATGTCGTAATTTATGTTGGGGAGAAGTCTGTCCATTTGAGACATATGGCTTGAAGATTTTCTTTAGAGGTAATCAGACATTAGAAGTTAGAAgttgtgttttggttttgatGTCATAGTTATTTTTAGGAAACAAATTGTAATTTATAGATGTATATTGTGCAATGTAAagctttaaaaactaataaaaaaatagtaaaatagacTCACAAGAAGGTGCAGTAATAGTACATAAAATTCTCATGTGCCCTTTATGAAGCTTCCTCTAATAGTAATGTTACATAACCATAGCAAGTACAAGGAATTGATGGTACTCTACTACTAAGTCAGATACAGACCTTATTCATATTTCACCAGGTAgtctgtgtgtttatgtgtgtatttctatgaaattttatGGTTTATATATTTGAGTTAACCTTCACAGGTTGCAGAATCAAAAAGTAATCTGGAATCTGTATTACGATAAGATTATAAAGGAATCAGGATTTCACAATAAGAAGTTTCCTTGTATTAATAATCACAGCCTTTCTGCCTTTGGCAACCATTTGAATATGAagctttttaaaagcagagatAAATTGACTAATTAGGGCAACAGCACTAAACACCTGTGAAGTATCCCTTAAGTTCACAGGGCTTAGGTATGTATGTTATATAAACTATATGTTTCCTACACAGAACTTAATGAAATTGTGAATAGAAAATAGATACTCCTAGTTTAGCAGTTGTTAACAACATTAGGCACATCTCCCATGTGTGTAGGGCCTGGAGCAACAGTTCAATAAAAGGAAGCCCACAAAGCTAATgtctaacattttaaaacttatatatCAAAATAACAGAATGTTCAATAAAATGTATTCTATGCATGGGGATATCTAGGCCCTACTCCCATTGccccttttctcttttcaccCATGGTTCATCGCAAACCATGATGTGCCTTgagtatacatatgtaaatactCTAGCCTTCAGCCTAAATTTATCCAAACCCTGTGTAAGCAACTGCTTTCCAAGACAGGGTCCAGGAAAGAAGCCTCAGACTAGATGACACTCAGGGCTGTAAATTAGACTGTAAATTCCAGGGTCTGATGTACCCAGAGATCTGGGCCCTTAATGACTGTTGATTCTGTGAGAAGGAGGATTGAGCCTGGAGCAGGGCCAGAGTAGAACTAGAGTGGTGCTTTTATTGACAGGGCAAAGGTGATATACTAAATTACATGATCAGATTATGTAAATAATTAGGTTAAGCTAATAATCTAAGATTACATAACCAAATGATCTTAGATTGCACACAGAGTCTAAGCTTCCATTTTAGGAAACTAgacaaagaagagcaaattaagtccaaggaataaaaaacaaaagaataatgaGAATTAGGGCAGATATCAGAGtaattgaaaacaggaaaccaatagagaaaatcagtaaaaccaaaagctggttcttggagaaggtcaataaaattgataaatctctagcCAGTTTAactaagaaaaacagaagacaCAAGTTGCTAATACCAGGAATGAAAGAGAGCCATAACTACTGATCCCATGAGCATGAAAAGGATTATACAGAAATGTTATGGACAACTCTGAGCCCACagatttgataacctagatgaaatgggccaattccttgaaagacacaatctgccaaaactACAGAAGGATAAATTGGAATAGGCATATATCTATTCAAGAAATTGAATCAGTTGTTAATCTTCCAAATCAGAAAGTATTAGGTCCAGAtgttttcactggtgaattctaccaaattaaGGAAGAGATGGTGTCAGTTCTCTACAATATCTAACAGAATGTGAAAGCAGAGAGAATACTTCTTACGCATtgtatgaggccagcattaccctaattataaaaccaggcaaagacataacaagaaaggaaaactacagaccaatatctcatgaacatagatatagaagttttcaacaa is a window encoding:
- the ZNF33B gene encoding zinc finger protein 33B isoform X1; protein product: MNKSQIEQKFQGSVSFTDVTVGFTQEEWQHLDPTQRSLYRDVMLENYSNLVSVGYCVTKPEVIFRLEQGEEPWILEEEFPRQSFPEVWKTDHMKEKSQENQPKHVWEVVFINNEMLTKEQGNVIGKPLNLDTDSFPSRKILCGCDSCGMNFNYVSEFVINKKNYLGKKTDEFNACGKLLLNIKHEKTHTREKSEFFKNGKTVSDNEDPVQLEKIQTLEQNFEYSIYRETFLEKAVLYTHKREITEGNDCEYDEYGRRFCDNSSFLFHQITPPKENHCELSNCGKSLCVKSTLLKHHGAHLKYYECDESGNNFRRKLYLSQLQKTHTGEKHFECNECGKAFWEKSHLTRHQRIHTGEKRFQCNECGKTFWEKSNLTKHQRSHTGEKPYECSECGKAFSHKSALTLHQRTHTGEKPYQCNACGKTFYQKSDLTKHQRTHTGLKPYECYECGKSFCMNSHLTVHQRTHTGEKPFECPECGKSFCQKSHLTQHQRTHLGDKPYECSACGKTFYHKSVLTRHQIIHTGLKPYECYECGKTFCLKSDLTVHQRTHTGEKPFACPECGKFFSHKSTLSQHYRTHTGEKPYECHECGKIFYNKSYLTKHNRTHTGEKPYECGECGKTFCQKSQLTQHQRIHVGEKPYECSECGKAFCHKSALIVHQRTHTEEKPYKCNECGKSFCVKSGLTLHQRKHTGEKPYECNECGKSFSHKSSLTVHNRAHTGEKSCQCNECGKVFYRKSDLAKHQRSHTGEKPYECNTCGKTFSQKSNLIVHQRTHTGEKSHD